In the genome of Methylomagnum ishizawai, the window GATGAATTCCGAGAGAGAACTGGAATTAAGTGGCCTCCTGCTCAAACCGAACCACTTCCACATCAAGCCGCTCCCGTACCACATGTCGCCCTATTAGCAGCACATCGACGGCATCCAAAGCTTTGGCGTGGAAATACCGCTTGCCACATTCGCTGAAAATTTCAGTTTAATTCTTAGATTGCGGTTGAGTTTGTCGCTCGCGATTAATCAGCTTAGCAAGATGTTTTTTCTCACTTTCCTTAATCGCGGCCAATATGCGGTTCAAATCATTACCGTGTTTGGCAGCGTGGGCGATTCTAAAGCTGCGAATTTCCTCGACAATAGGATCATCTTTCATTGATTAACTCCTCTGGGGAACAGAGTATTGGGCTTTTATAATCGAACTGCCTGATTATTTTGGCGATTTTATCCCTGGTGTTGGCGTTATTAATGTGTTTGAAGTTCCAAGTCAGCAAAAAATCAATGTTTTGCACGGCGGCAATGGCGATGTGCAGCGCGTCTTCTGTGCTGGAGGCGGGAACCGCCTGTGCTGAAAGTAGTACTTCAGCTAGGGCTTTGGCTCTCTCTGTGGCCTCCAATATGGGTATATTCTCTACGATGGCTAAACGGTTATTTGCGGCGACGGTATCCCCGGATGCAATTTCCTGCAAGACCAATTCCGAAATAAATGTTTCGAACGAACTTTTATACTCATTCCACCATTCAATGGTAATGGCTTGTCTCGCTGCGACCACAATATCCCTACTTGGCCGGGCGGTGATATAACTGATGACCGAGGATTCTATATAAACCGATTGCATCACGGCCAGATTGAAAGTTTTGGGTTATTAAACCAATTAAATTCCAGTGGCCGCCAGCTTCGCCAAATACTCATCCCACAACTGCGCCTTATTTGCTCCCAGGTGATAAAGATATTCCCAGGTATAAATCCCGCTATTATGGCCGTCGCTGAAGGTCGGGCACACCGCGTAATTCCCCACCGGGCGGATTTCGGTAATCCCCACCGCCTGCTTGCCGACCTGCAATATCTCCTGCCCTGGGCCATGGCCCTGCACCTCGGCGGACGGCGAATAGACCCGCAAGAATTCGCAAGGCAATTCGAAACGGGCACCATCCTCGAAGCTAATTTCAAGGAAGCGGGATTTCTGGTGCAGTTTGATATCGGTGGGAATGGGAGCATTCATAAGGGACTTCCGGTGTGGCGGGCGGAGCGCGGAAAACCCATTTCCCGCGCCCAGCGGTTACAGGATATAGCGGCTCAAGTCTTCATCCTTGGCGAGTTCGCCCAAATGTTCTTCGACATATTTGGCGTCGATCTTCACGGTTTGGCCGGAATGGTCGGGCGCGTCGTAGGAGACGGTTTCCAACAGCCGTTCCAGCACGGTGTGCAGCCTCCTGGCACCGATGTTCTCGGTGCGCTCGTTGACTTCCCAGCTAATCTGGGCCAAGCGCTCGATGCCTTCGGCGGTGAATTCCAGCGTGACGCCCTCGGTTTGCAGCAGGGCCGAATATTGCTCGGTCAACGAGGCGTTGGGTTCGGTCAGGATACGCACGAAGTCGCCGACCTCCAGCGCGCTCAATTCCACCCGGATCGGGAAGCGGCCCTGCATTTCCGGGATCAGGTCCGAGGGCTTCGACAGATGGAACGCGCCCGAAGCGATAAACAGGATATGGTCGGTCTTGACCATGCCGTATTTGGTGCTGACGGTGCAGCCTTCAACCAGGGGCAGCAAATCGCGCTGCACGCCTTCGCGGGAGACATCGGGACCGCCGCTGTAGTCGCCGCGCTTGCAAATCTTGTCGATCTCGTCGAGGAACACGATGCCGTTCTGCTCGACCGACTCCACCGCCCGCAGCTTGATGTCCTCTTCGTTGATCATCTTGGCCGATTCCTCCTCCTGCAACACCTTGAAGGCGTCCTTGACCCGCAGCTTGCGGGTGCGGGTGCGGCCCGTGTTCATGCTTTGGAACAGGCTTTGCAGTTGGCTGCTCATTTCCTCCATGCCGGGCGGGGCCATGATTTCCACGCCGATGGAAGAATTGATCTCGATGTCGATTTCCTTCTCGTCCAACTCGCCATTGCGGAGTTTCTGGCGGAGCTTCTGCCGGGTCGGGGATTCGGCGCTGGCCTCGTCGCCGTTCCAGCCGGTCGCGCCGGGCAGCAGCACGTTGAGGATGCGTTCCTCGGCGGCTTGCTCGGCTCGTGATTGCACCTTGTTCATCTCGGTCTGGCGGGTCAGCTTGACCGCCGCGTCGATCAGGTCGCGGATGATGGATTCGACATCGCGGCCCACATAGCCCACCTCGGTGAACTTGGTGGCCTCGACCTTGATGAAGGGCGCGTTGGCGAGCTTGGCGAGACGGCGGGCGATTTCGGTTTTGCCGACGCCGGTGGGGCCGATCATCAGGATGTTCTTGGGGGTGATTTCTTCGCGCAAGGCGTCGTCCACCTGGGTGCGCCGCCAGCGGTTGCGCAGGGCGATGGCGACGGCGCGTTTGGCGGCGGCTTGGCCGACGATGTGCTTGTCCAGCTCGTGGACGATTTCTCGCGGGGTCATGGGGGTCATGGTTATTCTTGCAAGTCCGATTGCAGGTCGAGTTCTTCGATGGTGAGGTTGCGGTTGGTATAGATGCAGATGTCGGCGGCGATGTTCAGCGAGCGCTCGACGATGTCGCGGGCGTCGAGTTCGGTGTTCTCGTACAGGGCGCGGGCGGCAGCCTGGGCGAAGGGACCGCCGGAACCGATGGCGATCAAGCCGTTCTCGGGTTCGATCACGTCGCCGTTGCCGGAGATGATCAGCGAAGCCTTGCTGTCGGCGATGGCAAGCAAAGCTTCGAGACGGCGCAACATGCGGTCGGTGCGCCAGTCCTTGACCAATTCGACGGCGGCTTTGGTGAGATTGCCGCGCTGTTTTTCCAACTGCCCCTCGAAGCGCTCGAACAGGGTGAAGGCGTCGGCGGTGGCCCCGGCGAAGCCCGCCAGCACCCTGCCATGATAGAGGCGGCGGACCTTGCGGGCGTTGCCCTTCATGACCGTGTTGCCGAGGGTGACTTGACCGTCGCCGCCGATCACCACCTTATCGCCGCGGCGGACCGAGACGATGGTTGTTCCGTGAAATGTTTCCACGCTGTTTTCCATTAGAGAGCAAAGCGGCGATTGTACATGATTGGCCGGGGTTCAGCCTGGCCGGAGCCGGGCGATGTCCTCGGGGGCGGGGCCGGTTTTGGCGGCGATGGGAGCGTCGTCGAGCAGGCCGGATTTTCGGCCCGTAAGCCTTGCTACCCGCCCTGCCGGGCAGCTTTTGCCTCCGCTCGAACCTATCCGCCGCCGGGCCCCTAATTCCCGCCGACGAACAAATACCCCAGTAAAACCAGCCCCAGCACGGCCACCAGCAGGTTGGAAGCCATCCCGAGGCCGACCCGGTAGCCTTTGGGGATTTCCACCGGCTTCAGGCTCTTCAGGACCGTGCGGTATTGCAGGGTCGACCCCAGGCCGATCACGGCCCCGGCCAGGATAAAGACGATCCCCACCCAGAACGATATGCCCCGCGACCAAGGCCCGGTGTGGTCGCCCGCCACCAGCCGCATGAATAAACCGAAACGCTCGATGACGAAGCCGAACGCCATCCAGGCCAGGCTGGTGCGGTTCCAAGCCAGCAGGGTCCGCTCGGCGGCGAAGAAAACGCGGGGATCGTTCAGGTCGGACATGGGGTTCTCCAATCGGTGGATGGGCCGGGATGGCGGGGATGGCAGCGGCCCCGGCTGTGG includes:
- a CDS encoding type II toxin-antitoxin system VapC family toxin, whose product is MMQSVYIESSVISYITARPSRDIVVAARQAITIEWWNEYKSSFETFISELVLQEIASGDTVAANNRLAIVENIPILEATERAKALAEVLLSAQAVPASSTEDALHIAIAAVQNIDFLLTWNFKHINNANTRDKIAKIIRQFDYKSPILCSPEELINER
- a CDS encoding gamma-butyrobetaine hydroxylase-like domain-containing protein yields the protein MNAPIPTDIKLHQKSRFLEISFEDGARFELPCEFLRVYSPSAEVQGHGPGQEILQVGKQAVGITEIRPVGNYAVCPTFSDGHNSGIYTWEYLYHLGANKAQLWDEYLAKLAATGI
- the hslU gene encoding ATP-dependent protease ATPase subunit HslU; the encoded protein is MTPMTPREIVHELDKHIVGQAAAKRAVAIALRNRWRRTQVDDALREEITPKNILMIGPTGVGKTEIARRLAKLANAPFIKVEATKFTEVGYVGRDVESIIRDLIDAAVKLTRQTEMNKVQSRAEQAAEERILNVLLPGATGWNGDEASAESPTRQKLRQKLRNGELDEKEIDIEINSSIGVEIMAPPGMEEMSSQLQSLFQSMNTGRTRTRKLRVKDAFKVLQEEESAKMINEEDIKLRAVESVEQNGIVFLDEIDKICKRGDYSGGPDVSREGVQRDLLPLVEGCTVSTKYGMVKTDHILFIASGAFHLSKPSDLIPEMQGRFPIRVELSALEVGDFVRILTEPNASLTEQYSALLQTEGVTLEFTAEGIERLAQISWEVNERTENIGARRLHTVLERLLETVSYDAPDHSGQTVKIDAKYVEEHLGELAKDEDLSRYIL
- the hslV gene encoding ATP-dependent protease subunit HslV; this encodes METFHGTTIVSVRRGDKVVIGGDGQVTLGNTVMKGNARKVRRLYHGRVLAGFAGATADAFTLFERFEGQLEKQRGNLTKAAVELVKDWRTDRMLRRLEALLAIADSKASLIISGNGDVIEPENGLIAIGSGGPFAQAAARALYENTELDARDIVERSLNIAADICIYTNRNLTIEELDLQSDLQE
- a CDS encoding YidH family protein translates to MSDLNDPRVFFAAERTLLAWNRTSLAWMAFGFVIERFGLFMRLVAGDHTGPWSRGISFWVGIVFILAGAVIGLGSTLQYRTVLKSLKPVEIPKGYRVGLGMASNLLVAVLGLVLLGYLFVGGN